CGAGTTACATTCATGAACAGCGTGGCCGTAAAAAAAATTTTTGCCGGGGTGCCATAATGGACATTTTTTTTGGGAAAGACACCGTGATGCTCGGGCCGGAGGCCTCCGACAAATGGGGGCTTATCGAGTCCATGCTGGACAGACTGGTTGGGCAGGGCTTTCTTGGCGGGCAGACGGGCGTGAACAGGGACGGTCTGCTGGAGGCGGTGCGCGCCCGCGAGAAGGAGCGCGGCACGGGTCTGGGCGAGGGGTTCGCCTTTCCCCATGGCCGCATCCACGGCCTCGCCAAACCCGGCCTGTGCCTTGCGCTGCCGCGCAATCCCGTGGACTTTGGCGCGCCCGACGGTGTGCCCGCGCGCCTGGTGGCCCTGATGCTTGTGCCCGACGACCAGCCGCAGGTGCTGCTCAAGATGATGGCCTCCTTTGCCCGGTTCATGGGTGAGCCCACCGCCCGGCACATGGTTCTCGGCATGGACGACGAGGAGCTTCTGGCGGTCTTGATCACCGAGAAGGTCGTCAACAACGGGGTTCACATCACCGCCGGCGACATCATGCGCCCCCCCACCACCATGGTGCGTCCGGATGCCACCCTCCACGATGTCACCCGGCTGATGAGCCAGCTCATGATCGAGTCGGTGGCGGTGACGGAGGAGGACGGCACCCTGCTGGGGCATATCACCTGCGATCATCTTTTCCAACTGGGCATGCCCGACTTTTTCAGCCAACTGAAGAGCGTTTCGTTTATCCGGGAGTTTGACCCCTTTGAGAAGTATTTTGCGGAGGAATCCAAATCGCTTGCCAGGGATGTGATGACCTCCGATTTCGCCACCGTGTCCGAGGACGCGACCCTGCTGGAGATTGTCTTCGAACTGGCCGTTCACCGCCGCCACAAACTGTATGTGGTCCGGGACGGAAAACGGGTCGG
This genomic window from Candidatus Hydrogenedentota bacterium contains:
- a CDS encoding PTS sugar transporter subunit IIA, translating into MDIFFGKDTVMLGPEASDKWGLIESMLDRLVGQGFLGGQTGVNRDGLLEAVRAREKERGTGLGEGFAFPHGRIHGLAKPGLCLALPRNPVDFGAPDGVPARLVALMLVPDDQPQVLLKMMASFARFMGEPTARHMVLGMDDEELLAVLITEKVVNNGVHITAGDIMRPPTTMVRPDATLHDVTRLMSQLMIESVAVTEEDGTLLGHITCDHLFQLGMPDFFSQLKSVSFIREFDPFEKYFAEESKSLARDVMTSDFATVSEDATLLEIVFELAVHRRHKLYVVRDGKRVGVIDRSLVLDRVINI